GAGCGCGACCTGGCCCGGCACGGTGCCGTGCCAGACCACACCCGATGGCGGCGTCACCCGCGCGAGGACGTTCCACAACCCGTCGAACCCTGTGGCGTGCTGCAGCGGCAGTGAGCCGAGCACGATCGTGCTCCACGCCGACACCTGCGAGACGAATCGCAGGCGTGCGGCGGAGACGGTGAGGATGCCGACGCCGAGCGTCGTCAGGCCGATGGCGGAGCCGAGCCTGAGCGGGGGGAGACTGCGGAACGGCTGCACCAGCCACCACAGGTCAGCCGCCCACCCCACGAGAGCCAGCACGCCAAAGGCCAGGAGGAGCTGCGCCACCAGTCGCGAGGCATGCGCCGACACCGCGGCCCGCGACCACGCGATGAGGCGCGGGCGCTCCGACATGGCGAGGCGGAACTGCTGCAGGACCGAGGCGATGGACAACGGCGCTCCGTGGGTGACCTCATGACGAGCGGCGGCGCGGCACTGCTCCTACGCGACGGCGCCCGAGAGCTCGCGAGATGATGTCGTCGCGAACGGCAGCGCGTCCCGCACCGCCAGCGACCGCAATCGGAGCAGCGACCGCTCGAGGATGTACACGCACCGGTCCAATCCGGATTGCCGCGCGATGCGCAGCGCAAAGCTGCAGGAGCCCATCAGGAAGAGCTGCGCCTGCTGCACCACGCCGATGATCTCCTCGTCGCGCACCGGCGATGCCGGCAGCCGGCGCACGCGCGTGAGGGACCGGAACAAAGACCCCGTGAGGTCGCCATCGCGCCGGTTGGTATCCGTGAGCACGGTGCCGACGATGCCGTCCAGGTGCGCCAGGTGTTCACCCAGCACCGCCTCGCACTCCGCCAGCACCGCCGCTCCCTGCGTGGACTGCAGCAACTGCCGGAACACCGGCAGTGTCACGAACAGGCTGATGCTGCCGTCGTGCAGCTCCGCGAGTTCATCCGCGAACTGCCCGCTCACCCTCGATATCGCCATCGGACCTCCTGGTCGCCAACCGCGTCGGTCGGCGCCTGGCATCAGAGAAACGAAAAGCGCGAACGAGTCCCGTGGGGACTGGTTCGCGCCTTCAACTGACGAGCCCGATGTCTCGTCCGCCAAGTTGGTGCGGCACAGAAGGACTCTGCCCGCGCTGCACCAAATAAGTCCCGGGAAAATCCCTACGCAAGCGCACGCCGCTGCTTCGGCGCGGATCGTGCACCGGTGGCGCTCCGCCCCACCCGCACTCCGGCAGCACTTCCCTGCTGCCCCAATGTCGATCGAGGGAACCTGACATGTCACAAACTGCAACGTCACACGACACACTCAGCGACGAGGACGCCGCCGCCAAGCTCCGTGACCTGGTGAAGGACATCCGCGTGGCCATGCTCACCACGCACGACGCCGACGGCACGCTGCACAGCCGACCGATGTACGCCCAGGAGGCCGAGTTCGACGGCGACCTCTGGTTCGCCACCGCGCAGTCCTCCTCCCTCGTGCGGCAACTGCAGGCACGCGCCGATGTGCTCGCGACCTTCGCCGACACGCACGCCCAGCGCTACGTGGTCGTGCGCGGTCACGCGGAAGTGACGCAGGATCGTGACAGGATCCGCGAGTTCTGGAATCCGGGAATGAAGGTGTGGTTCCCGGCCGGTCCCGAGGATCCGGAGATCGCGCTGGTCCGCGTGCACGCACAGCGTGCCGACTACTGGGACTCGCCGGCAGCCCCGCTGCGCTGGCTGCAGTTCGTCACGGCCCTCGCCACGGGCAAGCGGCCCGACGCCGGCGATCGCGTGGGCCTCGACCTCGACGGTACCACGCCATCCGTGAAGCAGCACGCATCCTGATAAGGTCGTGAACGCAGCGGCGTGGCTGGCACATCGCTTGCACCACGCTCCGGCACGAACGTGAGGTGACATGGAACCCGGCTCCGGCCGGTTCCCTCCTTGCCGGATGAGTTGCCGACTCATCAGGCGAAGGCGCGAGTGAGGCCCGCATGCCGGGCATTCGCTCGCGCCTTCGTCGTTCGTGGCCTCGGTGCTCGACCCGCACGGCGGCCGTCCATCCGCCTGCGGTCGCGGGCTGACACCTCCTGTCAGCTCGCCGCGTCACACGCACCCCGCAGGGTGCACCACGGAGGTAGTCGACGATGGCACTGGCGACCATGCACGACCTGATGATCAACGAACTGCAGGATCTCTACAGCGCGGAGACGCAGCTGGTGAAGGCGCTCCCGAAGATGGCGAAGGGCGCCACGACTCCCAGCCTGCGGAAGGCGTTCGAGGACCACCTCGAGCAGACGCAGGGCCATGTCGCCCGGCTCGAGCAGGTCTTCGAGATGCTCGGCGCCACCGCGCGCGGCAAGAAGTGCAAGGGCATGGAAGGGCTGCTCGTCGAGGGCACGGAAATGCTGGTGGAGGAGGGTGACGAGCTGGTGAAGGATGCCGGCATCATCGCCGCAGCGCAGCGCGTGGAGCACTACGAGATGGCGGCCTACGGCAGCACCATCGCCTTCGCGAACGTGATGGGCCACACCGAGATCGCCGAGCTGCTCGAACAGACGCTCGAGGAGGAGAAGGCGGCCGATGCGCTGCTCAGCAGCATCGCCGAGGACGACGTGAATTCCGCCGCACCCGGCATGGAGGAGGACGCGGACGCCGGGGAGGACGAGGAGGAGACCGTCGCGGCCAGGGCGCCGTCGCGTCCAGCCGCGAAGAAGGGCGCGACGAAGTCGAAGCGCTGAAACGGTGAGGTCGTGTCCCGCCGATGGTCCGGCGGGACACGCCGCGGCGCAGCATCAGCAGCCGGTCGAAAAGCCCTCGCGGAACGACGGGTACGACGCGCGCCACCCGGTGCTCACCAGCGCGGCGTTCGACACCCGCTGGTCGTTCCGCGCCGGTGTGGCATCGTTCGTGAAGTGCAGTGCCGCGCCATCCAGCCCGTCAGCGCGGGCCAGCCAGCGGCAGATCTCGGCCGCCTGCGCGGGCGTGCCGTCGCTCACGTTCAGGATGCGCTGTGCTGCCGCACCACCGGACACGTGACGCACCGCCGCCACGATGTCATCCCGGTGGGCGAGATTCACCCAGTACTCACCGCGTTGGGCAAGCGCCTGCGCATCCCGGAACCGGCTGCGCGGATCACGGCCTGGTCCATAGATCCCCGCCACGCGCAGCACATGCATCGGGAAGCCGGATTCCAGCAGCACATCCTCCGCACGCCGCAACGCATCGTTGCCGGCGCCGGCGCCACGCCGCGGGCTGGCTTCCGCCACCCACACACCGTCGCGGCCACCATACACGCCCGTGCTCGACGTGTAGACCACTCGTGCCGCACCGGTCGCGCGCGCGAGAACCAGCGCTGCCGCTGCGGCGGGAGGGTATACCGTGTCGTAGTTCCCGCTGGCGCCGGGGGCGATCGTGAGCACCACCACATCGAGCGCGGCCGGCAATCCCTCGATGTGGCCTGTCGTGACGTCACCACGGCACCACTGCACCCCTCCCCCAGCCTCCGTCACCGCCGCGCGCCGGACGGCCCAGACCTCGTGCCCCGCCTGCGCCGCCGACGCTGCGACGGCGCGCCCCACGTATCCCGCACCAAGCACCACGATCCGTTGCCGTTGCATGCCGGAAGATAGGGCGGTGCCGCGCCGGCGGCCGGCGGCAGGTGGATATCTTGAGGCGTCACCCCACGCACCCGCACCGGCTTCCCATCCTCCCACGCCTGTGATGCCTCACCCATCGTCGCCGTCACCCGACCGGGACGTGCCGCGCGCCCGCGCGCTGGCGCTGCGCTTCGGGTGGAACTCGATGGCATACCAGGTGGTGAACGACGGGATGTGCCACTGGTTCGCCGCAGCGGGCGACGCCGTGATCGGCTACGTCCGCACGCACGGGGTGTGCGTCGTGGCCGGTGCCCCCATCTGCGCTGGCGAGCGGCTCGACGCCGTGCTGGCCGAGTGGCAGGCCTGGGTGCGCTCCATCGGCTGCCGCACCTGCTACTTCGGCGCCATGGGTCGGCTGTTCCACGCGCTGCATCACCGCGCGGACCACGCCACCATCGTGCTCGGCGCGCAGCCGGTGTGGGATCCCGCGCGCTGGCCGTTGCCGCCGGCGCTCCCCGCCCCGGTGCGGCGACAGCTCAACCGCGCCCGCAACAAGGGTGTCGTGGTGCACGAGTGGTCTCCCGCGCGTGCCTCCGCCGATGCGCGCCTGCACGCCTGCCTGCGTGAATGGCTCGGGACGCGCGGCTTGCCCACGCTACACTTCCTGGTGGAGCCACACACGCTGCATGACCTCACGGGCCGGCGGATCTTCGTTGCCGAGCGCGGCACGCAGGTCGTGGGCTTCATCAACGCCTCGCCGGTGCCGGCGCGGGCAGGGTGGCTGGTGGAGCAGTTCGTGCGCGCGTCAGGGGCACCCAACGGGACGATCGAGGTGCTGCTCGATGCCATGATGCGCGCCGTCGCCGCCGACGGCGCACGCTACGTCACCATGGGCCTCGTCCCGCTGCGTGATGGGCGCGCGGACACCGCGGCGCAGAATCCGGCCTGGCTGGCCACGCTGCTGTCGCTGGTGCGCGTGCATGGACGGCGCTTCTACAACTTTGCGGGGCTGGAGCGATTCAAGTCCAAGTTCCGGCCGCATGCGTGGGAGCCCATCTACGCCATCAGCGCCGAGCCACGGGTGTCGCTGCGCACACTCTACGCCATCGCCGCGGCGTTCACGGTGCAATCGCCGCTCCGCGCGATCGGCGGCGGGCTGCTGCGATCCGCCGGGCGGGAGTTCCGGCGGCTGCGCGCGCCGGGCCGCACTCAGTCGGCGGCGAGGCTGCCGCTGGCGGACGTGGCCGCCGCGAGTCCGGCATTGCGCGATCGCGCCTGACGGCTGCACCCCACCAGCATCTCGGTGAGCAGCGCGTCCACGTCCAGTTGCGTATCCACATGGAAGGCGGCGGCGGACGACTTCAGGCGTCCCACCCGCACGCCCATGCCGGCCGGAGACGACTGCGCACAGCGGAAGGCCGGCTCGTCGGTCAGCTCGTCGCCCGCGAACACGGCGCCCGGCAAGCCGTTGGCCGTGATCAACCGGGCCAGCGCATCGCCTTTGTCCGGGGCGCCGCGCGGCACCAGGTTCACGAGGCAGGTGCCGTGCACGACCGTCACGCGGTGCGGCAGCGCCGGCACCACCGCCTCGACGGCCTGCAGCACGGCTGGGGGCGACTCGGCGTGCCAGTAGTGCACCGACACCGACTGCCCCTTGTTCTCGATCACCGCCCCCGGACAGGTGGCCAGCGCGGCCTCCAGCAGCGGCAGCCAGCCCGCCACCTCACGCGCCGCCCGCGCGGCGAAGCGTGAGGGTTCCGCACCGTGGTTGCCGATCACGGCCAGCATCGGGATCCCCTCCAGCCTGCCGGTGGCGTCGGCCACGGAACGGCCCGTGATCACGGCCACCGGCGCCGCGTGCGCCAGGGCGCGCAGCAGTTCCGCCGTCTCGGTGCGCATCCGCGTCCCGTGGGCATCCGGGCCCAGCGGCGCGAGCGTGCCGTCGAAGTCGAAGGCGAGCAGCGATCCGGCCCCACAGCACTCGCGCAGCAGCTCGACGTTGCGGCCGGCCAGGACATTGCGTGACACTCAGCGCCCCACGTGCATCGAAAACTCCGCCAGGGTGAAGGTGCGACGCGCCCGCATGCGCAACTGCGCGGCATCCAGCAGCATGCGGCCCGCCCACCGGTACACGTTGTGCTCCGCCACCACCGCCCGCATCGCCCGCATCCGCTCCGCCTGCTCCGCCTTCGGCATGCACGCCGCCCGTTCCATCGCCGCGCTCGCCTCCTCCAGGTCGTAGGGGTTGACGATGAGTGCATCGGGCAGCTCGTGCGCCGCACCGGCGAACTTGCTCAGGATCAGCACCCCCTGCTCGTCGTCCCGCGCCGCCACGAACTCCTTGCTCACCAGGTTCATCCCGTCGTGCAGGCTGCTCACGTAACACATATCGGCAGCGCGGTAGAATCGGAAGACGCGCTCCGGCTCGTGGTGCGCGCGCAGCAGGATCACCGGCAGGTAGCCGGTGCTGCCGAAGCGGCGGTTGATCCGTTCCACGCCGGCCTCCACCGCCTCGCGCAGCTGCTGATACTGCGGAATCTCGGTCCGGCTCGGTGCGGCGAGCTGCACGAAGACGAACCGCCCGAGCAGTGACGGCCGCCGCTCCAGCAGCCGCTCCACCGCCTCGATCCGTTCCTCGATCCCCTTGGTGTAGTCCAGCCGGTCCACGCCGACGGCGAGCACGGTGTCATCCGGCAGGCCGAGTTCCGAGAGCACCTCGCGCCGCGAGACGGCAGCCGGCGGCACCTGCTCGGTCCAGCGCAGCGGCCACTCCACCGAGATCGGATAGGGGCGCACCAGGGTCGTCGCACCCTGCCGGATCACGGCGTTGTCGGCCCGGTCGATGCGGGCCTCGAGTGCCGTGTCCACCGTCTCCAGGAACTGGTTGCAGTGCGCCGGCGTGTGGAAGCCGACGATGCTCGATCCCAGCAGCCCGTCGATCAGTTCCTCGCGCCAGGGACAGATGCTGAACCGCTCCGGGTTCGGCCACGGGATGTGCCAGAAGGTGATGATCGTCGCGCGCGGCAGCCGCTCGCGGATCATCCGCGGCGCCAGCGCGAAGTGGTAGTCCTGCACCAGCACGATGGGATCGTCCTCCGCCACCTCCTGCACCACGGTGTCGGCGAACCGCGCGTTGATCGTGTTGTAGTGCTCCCAGTCGCGCTTGCGGAAGATCGGGCGCGCGTGCGTCTGGTGGCACACGGGCCAGAGCCCTTCGTTGGCGAAGCCGTAGTAGTAGCCGCGCTCCTCTTCCTCCGTCATCCAGACGCGACGCAGCCGGTAGCTCTCCTCGCCCGGCGGCACCATCAGCCGGCCGTTGGCATCCGACGACTGCCGGTCCGCCGTGCCGCTGCCGTGCGCGATCCAGACGCCGGAGCAGGCGCGCATCACTGGCTCCAGCGCCGTCACCAGCCCGCTGGCGGGGTGCCGGACGATCACGTCGCCGCCCGGCACACTGTCGTGGATGTACGGCTCGCGGTTGGCCACGATCACGAGGCTGTCCTCGCGCACGTGCTCGTTGAGCACCACGCGGAGGCGCGTGCGGTTCCAGCGCCCGTCGCGATCCTCCTCCACCGCCGCGGCCGTGGTGCGCTGGGCCAGCGCACGGACATCGTCGAGCAACGGCGACTCGCCGTGCTTCCACGGCGTGCCCGCCCCGCCGAGCGCGTGCGTGAGCCGGCGCATGAGGCCACCGCGCGTGAGGCGCGAGGAGAGCAGCGTGAGCAGCGACGACGCGATCGCCAGCATCCCGAACACCAGCGTGGCCCAGCGCTGCACCAGCGCCTCGCGCTGGAGCGCCGGCGTGAAGTCCTGCAGCAGCACCAGCCGCACCGGCGGCGTGAGGTCGGCCGTGAAGGTCGTGACACTCACGTGCGTGCGGCGTGCGGGGCCACCGCTGGTCACCACGCCCCCCTGCGTGCCGCCCTCGTCGCCGCGCCAGCGCGTCACCTGCAGCGTGGCACGATCACACCACGCCGGCTCGGCCGGGAACAGCGCCGTCTTCACCACGATGGTGGCGTCGGTGCGGCAGAGCGCTGCCGCCACCACGGCATCGTTGCGCACGATGTCCTGCAGCAGCATGCGCAACCGGCGCTGGTCGCCGGCGGCGTAGGCGGTGAGCACCGGGATGCGCACGCTCCCCGAGGCGAGCTCGGCGCGTGACTGCAGCTCCGACTCGAACCAGGCCCGCGCGGTGCGCGTCGTGACCACGCCGACCGCGACCACCACGAGGGCGATCGCCGCCAGCAGCGGCAGCAGCAGGCGCAACGTTTCGCGCCAGGAGCCTCGTGACGGGTGCCGGATCGGTATTGCCGTGGCCATGCGGCGCTCTCCACTTGCGGTGAACACGCAAGCAACGCGCACGGATCACGTGATGAACCGGAGCAGCGGCCCCGAACGCAGCGTTGATCAGCCGGTCGGTCAGGCCGCGAGAGACATCCTGCCCAGCAGCCAATGCCGGTGGCCCCGGGACCTCGTCATCGGACCCGCAACGCAGGCCGGGGTCGGCGGAATGCGCTCCTGCGTACGGCGAGCGCTCAGCGATCGGGGCGCGTGTCGATGCCGTCCTGCCCGCTCGTCACCCACGCGGTCCACCAGAGGTCACGCAGCATCTGTGCGCCGGCGGCCAGTCGCGTCCGCGTGAATTCGTGATTCTCCATCGCGGTCGTCTCGGCGTTGAACGGGTGGTCCCGGTCGAGCTGGTAGAGCCGAATGACGTTGGCGTTGGTGGTGAGCAGGTAGTCCACCACACCCTGGCGCAGGTTGCCGTACACCTTCGGCTCGACGTCCACGAGCGGTCGCACGTCGTCGAGTCGGATGCGCGCCTGCACGTACGCCGACTCGAAGCGGCCGTGGAAGCGCGTGTCGGTGGCGAAGCCGCCCGGGTTGTCACCCACCCACCCGTTGTAGTGGATGGTCGTGTGGGCCGGATTCGAGCCGTCGGCGACGTAATGCCCCAGGATGCCGGCGTCGTTCAGGATGCGCGCCTCGATCCACTCGCGGACCTGCGCATTCGGCGCCACGCGCCAGGCACGGAATCCGAGCCGCAGGCGCTGGGTCAGTTCCACGATCGCGAACGGCAGCACCCCCACCGTCGCGGGATTCACGCCGTGCGCGCGCAGGCTGTCGGCGTACGCGAACCGGTCCTTCGCCAGCAGGGCACCGGTCCGCGAACGCGCCGGGATCATCTCCAGGTCGATGAAGTGGTCCGGTGCCGTCGCCCCCTCGAGCGCACCATCGCGGGCTGCCTCCACCCGGTTGCGCCAGCGATCCGGTTCGGGGTTCAGGTACGTGAGCTGCGGCCCCGCGGCGCGGAAGAAGGCGGGCATGTCAGCTGGTACGGCGCCAATGGCCGCCTGCGCCGTGATCCGGTGCCCCGCCTCGCCCCAGCGCGTCGCGCCTGCCGGGTGCAGGCCGCCGGTGAGGGCAGCGACTGTGGTAACGACCGGGAACAGCCAGGCAGGGGTCATGGGCGCGTTTCGACGTGGCACACCGGGCGCTCAGGGAGGGACGCCGGTGTAT
This portion of the Gemmatimonadaceae bacterium genome encodes:
- a CDS encoding pyridoxamine 5'-phosphate oxidase family protein, whose product is MSQTATSHDTLSDEDAAAKLRDLVKDIRVAMLTTHDADGTLHSRPMYAQEAEFDGDLWFATAQSSSLVRQLQARADVLATFADTHAQRYVVVRGHAEVTQDRDRIREFWNPGMKVWFPAGPEDPEIALVRVHAQRADYWDSPAAPLRWLQFVTALATGKRPDAGDRVGLDLDGTTPSVKQHAS
- a CDS encoding ferritin-like domain-containing protein, translated to MALATMHDLMINELQDLYSAETQLVKALPKMAKGATTPSLRKAFEDHLEQTQGHVARLEQVFEMLGATARGKKCKGMEGLLVEGTEMLVEEGDELVKDAGIIAAAQRVEHYEMAAYGSTIAFANVMGHTEIAELLEQTLEEEKAADALLSSIAEDDVNSAAPGMEEDADAGEDEEETVAARAPSRPAAKKGATKSKR
- a CDS encoding NAD-dependent epimerase/dehydratase family protein, translated to MQRQRIVVLGAGYVGRAVAASAAQAGHEVWAVRRAAVTEAGGGVQWCRGDVTTGHIEGLPAALDVVVLTIAPGASGNYDTVYPPAAAAALVLARATGAARVVYTSSTGVYGGRDGVWVAEASPRRGAGAGNDALRRAEDVLLESGFPMHVLRVAGIYGPGRDPRSRFRDAQALAQRGEYWVNLAHRDDIVAAVRHVSGGAAAQRILNVSDGTPAQAAEICRWLARADGLDGAALHFTNDATPARNDQRVSNAALVSTGWRASYPSFREGFSTGC
- a CDS encoding DUF2156 domain-containing protein, which codes for MPHPSSPSPDRDVPRARALALRFGWNSMAYQVVNDGMCHWFAAAGDAVIGYVRTHGVCVVAGAPICAGERLDAVLAEWQAWVRSIGCRTCYFGAMGRLFHALHHRADHATIVLGAQPVWDPARWPLPPALPAPVRRQLNRARNKGVVVHEWSPARASADARLHACLREWLGTRGLPTLHFLVEPHTLHDLTGRRIFVAERGTQVVGFINASPVPARAGWLVEQFVRASGAPNGTIEVLLDAMMRAVAADGARYVTMGLVPLRDGRADTAAQNPAWLATLLSLVRVHGRRFYNFAGLERFKSKFRPHAWEPIYAISAEPRVSLRTLYAIAAAFTVQSPLRAIGGGLLRSAGREFRRLRAPGRTQSAARLPLADVAAASPALRDRA
- the otsB gene encoding trehalose-phosphatase — encoded protein: MSRNVLAGRNVELLRECCGAGSLLAFDFDGTLAPLGPDAHGTRMRTETAELLRALAHAAPVAVITGRSVADATGRLEGIPMLAVIGNHGAEPSRFAARAAREVAGWLPLLEAALATCPGAVIENKGQSVSVHYWHAESPPAVLQAVEAVVPALPHRVTVVHGTCLVNLVPRGAPDKGDALARLITANGLPGAVFAGDELTDEPAFRCAQSSPAGMGVRVGRLKSSAAAFHVDTQLDVDALLTEMLVGCSRQARSRNAGLAAATSASGSLAAD
- a CDS encoding trehalose-6-phosphate synthase, with translation MATAIPIRHPSRGSWRETLRLLLPLLAAIALVVVAVGVVTTRTARAWFESELQSRAELASGSVRIPVLTAYAAGDQRRLRMLLQDIVRNDAVVAAALCRTDATIVVKTALFPAEPAWCDRATLQVTRWRGDEGGTQGGVVTSGGPARRTHVSVTTFTADLTPPVRLVLLQDFTPALQREALVQRWATLVFGMLAIASSLLTLLSSRLTRGGLMRRLTHALGGAGTPWKHGESPLLDDVRALAQRTTAAAVEEDRDGRWNRTRLRVVLNEHVREDSLVIVANREPYIHDSVPGGDVIVRHPASGLVTALEPVMRACSGVWIAHGSGTADRQSSDANGRLMVPPGEESYRLRRVWMTEEEERGYYYGFANEGLWPVCHQTHARPIFRKRDWEHYNTINARFADTVVQEVAEDDPIVLVQDYHFALAPRMIRERLPRATIITFWHIPWPNPERFSICPWREELIDGLLGSSIVGFHTPAHCNQFLETVDTALEARIDRADNAVIRQGATTLVRPYPISVEWPLRWTEQVPPAAVSRREVLSELGLPDDTVLAVGVDRLDYTKGIEERIEAVERLLERRPSLLGRFVFVQLAAPSRTEIPQYQQLREAVEAGVERINRRFGSTGYLPVILLRAHHEPERVFRFYRAADMCYVSSLHDGMNLVSKEFVAARDDEQGVLILSKFAGAAHELPDALIVNPYDLEEASAAMERAACMPKAEQAERMRAMRAVVAEHNVYRWAGRMLLDAAQLRMRARRTFTLAEFSMHVGR